The DNA segment CTCGAAGCCGGGTTGCCATCGCCAGCGGTGTCACTCGGAACCTGGCGGCCAGGCTGCGCACCAGAGGTATATCCCATGCATCCCGGGCGATCGACATTTGTCGGAGGAATCCCAACAGGATATCCGCCGGGATGATGGCCGAGCTTGCAGCCTCTTCCGCGAAGCGCTCGACATCGGTCCATGCCGCATCGTCCCGTTTTTCACCTATGGCGGGCACTTCTTCTCCTGCCGCGGATAAAGCGATGTGCGCGAGTTCGTGAAGGAGCGTGAATACACGCGCACCGGCAGAGCCTTCCTTGGTGTTGATGCCGATGACCGGCGAAGGAAATTTCAGAAGCGAAACTCCCCGGACCTGATTCAAGGGCACCTTGGGAAACTGGAACACGAGAATCCCGACCGCCTCGATTGCCTCGCGCCAACGCCGCCAGGCCTGCCAGTCGTCCTTCCATCCCAACTGTTCTTCGTTCGTGACTCCGAGGAGCGAGCGCAATCGTAGGCCGGCCTCCTCGGGACGGTCGCGGAGACGAATGGGCATGGCGAACTCGGTGATCCGAATCCCAAGTTCTTCTTGCAGATTCAGGGCGATTAGGCGCCGATGGGACATAATGCGAAAGGCAATGCGCAGTTCCGGCGATTCGGCGCCCGGCTCCACGCCCGGAAGCCGCCGGTATTCCGCGGCCATCGGCGGCACGGAAGGGGGCTGGGGAAGAAAGAAAAGACCGAACGGGCGCTGATAGATCCTGGCGAGCCTTTCGACCTGACGCACGGTGGGCGCGCGGTCACCGCGCTCCCACGCCTGCAGCCTTTCCGGTTTGACTTTCAGTCTCCCCGCCACCGAGTCGGGCGCATACCCGCTCTGTTCCCGCGCCCAGACGAGGAGTGGAGGATTGACCAATGCCTGAATGGAAGGAGCCATTGCAGTATTATATCCGGCTTGTCCTTTGGTTAATATCAATCTTCCTCGTCAGCGCAGCGGTAGACGGTACAGCCGGATCCACGTTTATGAAATTGACCCCCTAAGTCCAGGATCCAACCAGGATCATGACCTCTCTTCCATGCGTTGCAGAGCCGCGAGGAACCTTTCCAGACTATGGCATCGGCCGCTGGCTGATGAGACATGCCAATGATTCATGACGAAGCCGGCGAGAGTGCCATTGTAATCGGGCCCTTGATAAACCTGCCCTCTGTCATCATGAAAAGCCAAAGCATCCCGAATCCGGCGCACGGGACTCTTGAGCGCGTGTCTCAGTAATTCTTCCTTGGGATCGGCGAGGTTTTCGGGATCGGCAATCACTATGGATGATCGTAATTGCAAAAAGGAAGAGAGTCCTTTGCCGTCGCCCAGCAACCAGCTCTCCACTTCCCGCACTGCGACGCGAAAGAGAAGATTTGGATGCAATGGAAGCGCCGTCCAGTCATTGATAAGCTCAGGCGGACAGGAATATCTGTCCAGATCAGTCAGTAGCAGGACGGGACACCCCTTGGCCAAATTGCTGAAAGCTCGTACGTTTTTCTTCAAATAGCCGTACCCGCCTCGCCGTAAGGATTTTCCCAAATGAATATTGCACCTGCCGCATTCCGAGGATTCGCTTGATAACCCATTCCGACAGTTCATCCTCCACCGCTATATAAATGGGTATTGATTGCGTCATGAGAACAGATCCATCTGTTCGATTTCCTCTGGCGCGGTCATCGGCAGGATCGCATCCGACATGGCCATTCCCCCGTCGAGCAGAAGCCGGATATCTCGATTATCAGCGGCGAGTTCCACCACCGTTCCCTCACTTCCTCGAGGCCGCAGTAAGGCCACTTCAGTCGCCCTGATCCCACGATCCGCCAGCATTTCGGCACTGTGAGAGGAGATAATGACCTGGCGCATCTTCTGCTTCTGCAATCGCCAGATCAATGCCGGTAATTTGGCTACCACCCCGGCATGTAGGGAAAGTTCGGGCTCTTCCAGCAGCAGGAGATCATCTCCTTCGAGCAGGGCCCACAAAAGGCCGATCAATCGCAATGTGCCGTCGGAAAACTGGTCTTCACGCTGCCGCCCTCCCTGAGGCCTCCAATGTTTATAAAGCGCTTCAAGATGGGGCAAGCCCCGGTCATCCCGAATATCGGTGAGGTTTTCCAGTTCGGGCACCGCGATTTTTAACGCTTGTTCGATTTTTCTCAGCCTTGCCCGGCGCGTCTTCTCAGGGGCGCTCATGATCCGATCCAGGAACTTCAGGCCGAACGGATCCTCTCCGGCGGCTTCCCGGTTGGCCAGGTTTGGATGTTTCAGCAGCTGCGGGACGAGATGCAGATAAAGCGTCTTTTGGAACGTATCCGCCACTGATCGAAAGGAGACATTGGATGCAATCTGCTCGAGATGTGTTTGCGTCAAACGCCAGTCGTCCTTCTTATCCTCATCATCGGGTCGATCCAGCAATATTTCGTCATTCCGCCATACCCGTTCATGCGTCAACATCACCCTGCGCTGGCCGCGTGATTCCTGGCGCATGCCAA comes from the Terriglobia bacterium genome and includes:
- a CDS encoding AAA family ATPase gives rise to the protein MQFRHLKLKNWRNFVNVDLSFGERLFLTGPNASGKSNLLDAFRFLRDIAKTGGGLQQAVRERGSLGKIRCLAARRYPDVELEVVLEENGSANATVWRYGIGMRQESRGQRRVMLTHERVWRNDEILLDRPDDEDKKDDWRLTQTHLEQIASNVSFRSVADTFQKTLYLHLVPQLLKHPNLANREAAGEDPFGLKFLDRIMSAPEKTRRARLRKIEQALKIAVPELENLTDIRDDRGLPHLEALYKHWRPQGGRQREDQFSDGTLRLIGLLWALLEGDDLLLLEEPELSLHAGVVAKLPALIWRLQKQKMRQVIISSHSAEMLADRGIRATEVALLRPRGSEGTVVELAADNRDIRLLLDGGMAMSDAILPMTAPEEIEQMDLFS
- a CDS encoding ImmA/IrrE family metallo-endopeptidase → MAPSIQALVNPPLLVWAREQSGYAPDSVAGRLKVKPERLQAWERGDRAPTVRQVERLARIYQRPFGLFFLPQPPSVPPMAAEYRRLPGVEPGAESPELRIAFRIMSHRRLIALNLQEELGIRITEFAMPIRLRDRPEEAGLRLRSLLGVTNEEQLGWKDDWQAWRRWREAIEAVGILVFQFPKVPLNQVRGVSLLKFPSPVIGINTKEGSAGARVFTLLHELAHIALSAAGEEVPAIGEKRDDAAWTDVERFAEEAASSAIIPADILLGFLRQMSIARDAWDIPLVRSLAARFRVTPLAMATRLRVEGVLTWQEYSDWKRDWVEYLKTLKPRSGGFASPVEKSLGRNGRPLAQLVVEALDSNRITAVEACRHLDLRFDHFDMLRMELRDWTRSARTADDGE
- a CDS encoding DUF4276 family protein; amino-acid sequence: MKKNVRAFSNLAKGCPVLLLTDLDRYSCPPELINDWTALPLHPNLLFRVAVREVESWLLGDGKGLSSFLQLRSSIVIADPENLADPKEELLRHALKSPVRRIRDALAFHDDRGQVYQGPDYNGTLAGFVMNHWHVSSASGRCHSLERFLAALQRMEERS